The Deltaproteobacteria bacterium DNA window CTCCCTCGCTCTCTGACCAGGTCCCTGTCCTCGGGAAAGAATAACGATTCCACCGGCTGACCCTCAATCTCGTGGACGTTCTCATAGCCGAAGACCTCCACAAATGCCGGATTGACGTACACATACCTTCCCTGCTGATGGATGCAAATGCCAACGGGGGCCGCCTCGATAATCCGTCTTGTCTTTGCTTCCGAGGCCTTCAGCCTTTCCTCTGCCTGCTTGCGCTCTTTCACCTCCTGGTTCAACTCTTCGATGGTGGTTGACAGTGCGGCCGTCCGCCGTGCAACCATCTCCTCGAGTTCCGTGGAGAGCTCCTTGAGCGCTTCTTCGGCCTTTCTGCGCTCGACGATCTCGCTGTTCATTGCCCGGTTCTTCGCCTCGATCTCCTCCCTGGCCCTCGATGCCTCCTCCAGACGGGTATTCAGAACGAGCCGCTGGGTATTGACCCGGTAGGCCAGGACAGTCCCGCACAGGATGAGAACGGCCAGTGTCCCCATGCCCAGGGGAAGATGCCAGACAGATGCGCCGCCTCCCACTTCCGAGGCCGGCAGCACGGAAATCAGAGACAAGGGGGTATCCTTGATCCGGGCACTGAACACCAGCGTCTCTGTGGAGGCGCCGTTCGCATTGTTTTCGTCAAAACGGTGAACGACATCGGGCTTCAGGGTGTCTCCCTGTCCGCTCTTCGAACCGAGAGAAAAACCATGTCTGTCGCAGATAAGATATCTCAGCCGGGAAGATGTCTTGTCGGCTCCTGCGAGGTCTTCGGTGGCCTCGGCTGAAATCCATGCCACGATCTGGCCTGCATACAGGCTCTTAAAGAAATATGGAATGGAGCACATGACCGCCAGAGGATCTTCATGTTCCACAATAATGGCGACGTCGGGTTGCTCCGGCTGCAAGAAATCCTTCCAGTTCATCCCGGCTCTCCGTTCTTTTCCTTCAGGGACGGTCACCAGGGCCTTTCCCTCCGTGTCGATAAAAACGATGTCGGAATAGATGGGGTTCCCTTCCATCCGCCTTTCGTTCAGGAATGCCTGAAAGATTTCTGAAATGCGCAGGAGGCTGGCTGCCAGTCCATATTCCATGGACATGCCCAGAGCCTTGTTCTCAAAAAAGGAGAGGATGGCCGGGCTCTCCGCCAGATTCTTGAGGTCGTTCTTTCTCTCTGAGAAATAGTAACTCAACGCCATGGCCTTTCCTTCCGTATCCCGCCTGAATTGCTCCCGCGCGAAATGCTGTACGCGGCGGTGAGATAGAACAGTTGCGACCAGAAGAAAACCGATAAAGACGATCAGCAGGAGGGTTGTCCCAACAAGGACAATCCCGGCCCTTCCGCGTGGCCAGTCAAGAAGATGACCCATTGTCGACGCTCCTCAACACCAAGCCCTTTGGCAAGCCCTTTGGCGACCGAGCCTCTTGCAAAAGCCCTTTAATGTCATTCCGGCGGATGCCGGAATCCAGGGTTTTCAGCTGCTTCTGGCCCCCGGCCTTCGCCGGGGTGACGGCCTTATCGAGTTTTGCAAGTGGTTCGACCATTTTGGATTTTGGATTTGGGATTAAAAAAGCCACACAAATGAAACGGGTTGATCATGTGCCTGAACACCTGTGATATGTGGGTTAGGGGTTTCGGGTCAGACGCTATTTGAAGAACTCAGGAAAGAACGAGAAGGCGGCCGGGTAGTATTTTCGAACCAGGCCCACGTATGTCCCATCCTTTCGGCATCTCTCAAAAAACCGGTTGAACGCGTCCCTCAGTTCCGGTGAATCCTTGGGAAAGGCATAGGCCATTTGCTGAAGAGGCGACACGGGACCGATCACCTTGATCTCTCCGGGCCATTTCCTCAGAGCGACCAGGGCATCGGCCGCGTCCTGAAGCACGGACTCCGCATCCCCCTTGACGATGGCGGGCACCAGTTCATTCAGGTTTCCGGTAAACAGCCTGGTCTCGGCACCCGCCTCCTTGAGGCCGTAAAGGGAGGGGTCGAGGCAGGTATCGGCCATTCCCAGAACATTGTGTCCTTTCAGGAGGGCCTTTACCGCGGCAACGTCCTTGTCCGGATCGCCTGCAGGCTGGATCGGTTTCATGCCTGAGTCGGCCCGGGCCACCAGCCAGATCTGGGTCGGAAAAGTAGGGACGGAATAGGACACCGCCTTTTCGCGCCAGGACAGCACCGTGAGCCCGCTGGCGATGAGGTCTCCCCGGACCGGCACCTCGCCGAGGATCTCCACATCGTCGCCCGCGGGTTTGACCTTTTTGCCGCACAGATCTTCGATCACATGTTGCCAGTCGGTCTCTACAAAGCGGTATTCGACTCCAATCTCTTTTGCAAAAAGGCGCACCATTTCCACGTCCAGGCCGTCCCCGCTCCCGGTGACAAATCCGGCATAGGGAATTCCCAGGTGCCTGAGGACGCCCCTTTCCTTGATTTCCGCAAGATCGTCCCCGTACGCAAGGCCGGCTGCCATCAGGAGCACACCGGCCGCCAACAGCGCCCGAATCGCCATCCGTCTCTGATTTCGTTTTTTCATTGTTTTGCCTCCCCTTGGAATTGAAGATTGAAGATTGAAAAAGCAACGGTCCGGGCACAGTGGGCCGCGGGCCAATACCCCAATGCTCCGCCACTCCCCTACTCCATCACCCCAACCCCCGGAACGCGCCAGAGCCATTTTTCTATGACCTCGGCCCGTTCAAAAGGATCTCTACCTGACGAAGAAGGGTTCGTCTTTCTATGGGTTTGACCATGTAGCCATGGGCACCCGCTTCCATAATCCGATCCCTGTTCTTTCGGCTGTCAAAGCCGGTGATAATAAGGATCTTCATATTTTTGCCGGCGGGGTCGGCTTTCAGACGCCTGCACGCCTCGAAGCCGTCCATTCCGGGCATGAACAGGTCGAGGATAATCAGACTTGGCTTGAACCCCATGGCCTTGACCCCGGCCTCAAAGCCATCCGACGCGGTCTCTGTTTCAAATCCCTCCCTGGAAAGCATGGCGGTCAGTACGTTCCGGATATGGGGGTCATCATCCACGATCAGGATCTTCTTTTCCACGGGCCGGTAGTTGGCCAGGGGATACATCCCCTTGTCGCGGGCAAAGTCCTCCAGGTCCTCCTTGAGGATGCGGTAATGCCCGCCAGGGGTGAGAGACGCCTTCAAGGCCCCGGACTTGATATGTTTCCATAAGGTCCCCCGGCTGACAGCGCAATATTGCGCAGCCCGGGTCACCCCGAATATCTCCTGCTCCATTTTTTATCGCCTCTGTTTTTTGAAAAAATGAAAACCAGCTGAACGAATTGAACCAATTGAACTTTTATTTTACATTAACCTCCCTGTCAAGGAAAAATGCAGACAAGAACGCGCATATGCAAAGGACCCATGGAGTGTTGCAACAGATACATTGACGTTGTAAATCCCATCTGTTAGCATCGCTGAAAAACTCCTCATGGCTTTGCCTGGGAAACAGGATCGGCAAATCCCCACCTTCAGAAAAGGCTACCATGTGAAAAGGCTTCACCAGATCATAACCGGCCGGGTCCAGGCCTGGCAAGGCCAACACCGCAGTAGCCGTAAAAATCGTGGACATGCTGGGGGAGGAAGTGCTGATTGTAAGAGATGTTTAGACGAAGGTCTTCGATATTCTGCCTGTCGGTCTCTGGATTGCCGACAAGAACGGTAAAGTCCTGAAAGGAAACCCTGAAGGCGCAAAGATCTTGGGGGCAGCACCCCTGGTTGACCAAAAGGGTTATGGCTTATTCAAGGCCAGAAGGCTCCCCTCCGGAGAGGGGTTGCCCCTGACGACTGGGCGCTGGCTCACACGGTAAACGAAGGGGTCACGGTGGCGGATGAACTGCTGGAGATTGACGGCTTTGACGGGCAGAAAAAAACCATCCTGAACTTCACTGCGCCGGTGCTGGATGATAACGGACAGATAGAGGCAGCCATCGTTGTCAATCGGGACGTCACGGAATTGAAACGGGCAGAGGCCGCCCAAGAGAAGCTGATTCAGGAACTCCAGAAGGCCCTGTCGGAGGTCAGAAAACTGAGCGGCATGCTCCCCATCTGCGCCTCGTGCAAGAAGATCCGCGACGACCAGGGCTACTGGACCCAGATCGAGGCCTATATCCGGGACCACTCCGAGGCCGAGTTCAGCCACGGCATCTGCCCGGAGTGCATGCAAAAGCTCTATCCGGAATATTGTACGGAAGATGGAACATTGGCGGATGAAGCGTGAGGAGAGCGCGCGGAACTCGGCATGCAGAACGGGGAACGGGGGAGATCGAAAACACGCTCATGACAACGCAGCCAAAGACCTTGAAATGACGAATAACATCCCTGAATTTCTGAAGAACAAGGACCTTCGTCTGATCTTTTTTGGCGGAAAGGGCGGTGTGGGCAAGACGACCATGGCCGCTGCATCCGCCCTCCATCTGGCCATATCGCGCGGGGAGAACAAAAAGGTATTGGTGATATCCACGGATCCTGCCCATTCTCTGGCAGACAGCTTCGGGGTGGAGATAGGGGACAGGGTGACGGCAATCCAGAGGTCAGAGATCGCAGGTCAGATTTCAGATGTCGGAGATCTGAGGTCGGAAGTCGGAAGTCGGAAGTCGGAGGTCAGGGCGAAGACGCGAATTGAATGCCCTCAATCCAAAATTCAAAATTCAAAATTCAAAATCCAAAATCTCTTCGCCCGAGAGCTGGATGCGGGGGGGGTGCTGGATGAATTCAAGCGGAAAAACCAGGACGTCATCAAGAAGCTGGCGGAGCGGGGGACCTATTTCGATCAGGAGGATATTGCGGGATTTGTCGATCTTTCTCTGCCTGGCATGGACGAGGTCATGGCCGTCATTGAAATCGCCGACCTGTTGAAGGTGGGGACCTATGACATCGTGATCGTGGACACGGCCCCTACCGGCCACACGGTGCGGATGCTGAACCTGCCCGAACAGATGCTGAAGTGGATCGAAACCATGGACCTGATGCAGCACAAACACCGCTACATGTCGGAGGTTTTCAGCGGGAAGAAATACAGAAAGGATGCGTGCGATAGGTTTCTCGAAGATCTCTCCTCGGACATCGACCGGGTGAGGAGGCTCCTGTCGAACATTGAAATGACCCGGTTTGTGCCCGTCATGATCCCTGAACCGATGAGTATTTACGAGACAGAGCGGCTCATCGGCTCCCTTGAAAAGAATGGGGTCCCAATAAAGGAGATGATCGTCAACCATGTGGCCGAATCGGAGGGGTGCATTTTTTGTCGGTCAAGGAAAGAGGATCAGGAAAGGCCGCTGAAGGAGATTGACGACCGCTTTTCCGCCTATGACAGGATCCGCATCCCCGCATTTCCACATGAGATTCGCGGGATCAGCGGTCTCAGGACCATCGCGAAGTATCTCTCAGGAACTTTCGAACCCGTATGTCCAGTGGAACAGGGGGAGGTGATCGAAACTCCCAGCGGCTGTCTGGCCCTCGATTCCGGCCTGGAATTTGTTTTGATCGGGGGCAAGGGGGGGGTCGGAAAGACCACGCTGGCTTCTTCTGTGGCCATATTTTTGGCCCGACACAATCCGGGGAAAAGGGTGCTCCTCTTTTCCACAGACCCCGCCCATTCCCTCTCAGATTCCCTGAATCAACCCATAGGAGACGAGATAACCCCAGTCCAAAGTCCAATGACTAATGAGGTGTCAGTCCAAGGTCCGGAGTCCAAGGTCCAAAGTCCATTGAATGACCACCGAATGACCATGAATGACGGCCGCAGGTCAAATGACGTGTCAGTCCAATCCCCAATGACCAATCTCTACGCCCTGGAGATCGATGCGGACAGGTTGTGGGGGAATTTTAAAGAGGCATTCAAGAACGATATTGCAGCCTTGTTCGACAGGTTCGTAGCCCGGGGCGCCGACATCCGGTTCGATCGTGAGGTGATGAGCGGGATGCTCGAATTGGCGCCGCCGGGGGTGGATGAGATCATGTCTTTGGACAGGATAATGGACTTGAGGAATGAGGGGGAATTTGATATTTTTGTGCTTGACACCTCGCCCACCGGGCACCTCCTCCGCTTTCTGGAACTGCCCGATTTGGCCAGGGAGTGGTTGAAGGCATTTTTCAGCCTGCTGGTGAAATACAAGGGGGTCGTCAGTCTGGCCGGGGCAGCGGAAAAGGCCCTGGCCCTGTCCAAGAATGTCAGACGGATTCAGGAAACCCTGACAGACCCGGAAAGGACCGATTTTGTCGCAACGACCATACCAGAGGCCATGGGCGTCTCTGAATTGGAGCGTCTGATGCTCGCTTTGCAGACCGGAAATATCCCGTGCCGCCATATCGTTGTCAACAAGGCGGTCCCGGAGACCGATTGCGGGTTCTGCTCCGTCAAGCGCGCGGAGCAGCAGGATTATGTTCGGAAGATCGCTTCGATGTTCCCTGACCGGACCATCGTGCAGGCGCCTCTCTTTCCCCGGCAGATCCGGGGAATAGAAGATCTGAGAGAGCTTGGCGATGCCGTGTTCTGTAATAACCATGAATGACAACTGAATGACAATTGAATGACGGCCGAAGGCCTAATGACAGCGAAGCTGAATGACCAATGACCGTTATCGAATGAAAAGGAACAGCTTCAGAAAATGATGCCATCGGGACAAAATATACTGGTTGTGGATGATGATCCCGATTTTGTATGGCTGGCCCGTAATATGCTCGAACAGGCGGGATACCGTGTGACAGAGGCCTGTGACGGTCAATCGGCCTTGACGCTCTTTGAGAAGGACAAGCCCGGAGTGGTCCTCCTGGATTATCGAATGCCGGGAAGCGATGGGCTCCATATCGCTATGGAAATGAAGGATAGGGATTCCTCTGTGCCGATTATCATGATTACCGGTTACGGGGAGGTCTGGATTGCGGTCCACGCCTTGAAAGCGGGTGTATATGATTATGTCATCAAACCGGTTGACAAAGATGATCTCCTTTTCGCCATTACCCGGGCGATGGAGAATCAGTATCTCGTGGAAGAGGTGGAGCGATTGCGGGCCGTGCTGCACGACCACGGTTCGCTCTATGATCTGATGGGGAGGAGCGGGCCTGTCAGAGACCTTATTGACCGTGTGGAAAAGGTGGCGCCCACATCGTTTACTGTTTTGATAGAAGGGGAAAGCGGTACCGGTAAAGAGCTTGTGGCGAATGCCATTCATGATGTGAGCTGCGCAAAGAAGGGGCCTTTTGTGGCCGTGGACTGCGGGGCCAT harbors:
- a CDS encoding response regulator, encoding MEQEIFGVTRAAQYCAVSRGTLWKHIKSGALKASLTPGGHYRILKEDLEDFARDKGMYPLANYRPVEKKILIVDDDPHIRNVLTAMLSREGFETETASDGFEAGVKAMGFKPSLIILDLFMPGMDGFEACRRLKADPAGKNMKILIITGFDSRKNRDRIMEAGAHGYMVKPIERRTLLRQVEILLNGPRS
- a CDS encoding ArsA family ATPase translates to MTNNIPEFLKNKDLRLIFFGGKGGVGKTTMAAASALHLAISRGENKKVLVISTDPAHSLADSFGVEIGDRVTAIQRSEIAGQISDVGDLRSEVGSRKSEVRAKTRIECPQSKIQNSKFKIQNLFARELDAGGVLDEFKRKNQDVIKKLAERGTYFDQEDIAGFVDLSLPGMDEVMAVIEIADLLKVGTYDIVIVDTAPTGHTVRMLNLPEQMLKWIETMDLMQHKHRYMSEVFSGKKYRKDACDRFLEDLSSDIDRVRRLLSNIEMTRFVPVMIPEPMSIYETERLIGSLEKNGVPIKEMIVNHVAESEGCIFCRSRKEDQERPLKEIDDRFSAYDRIRIPAFPHEIRGISGLRTIAKYLSGTFEPVCPVEQGEVIETPSGCLALDSGLEFVLIGGKGGVGKTTLASSVAIFLARHNPGKRVLLFSTDPAHSLSDSLNQPIGDEITPVQSPMTNEVSVQGPESKVQSPLNDHRMTMNDGRRSNDVSVQSPMTNLYALEIDADRLWGNFKEAFKNDIAALFDRFVARGADIRFDREVMSGMLELAPPGVDEIMSLDRIMDLRNEGEFDIFVLDTSPTGHLLRFLELPDLAREWLKAFFSLLVKYKGVVSLAGAAEKALALSKNVRRIQETLTDPERTDFVATTIPEAMGVSELERLMLALQTGNIPCRHIVVNKAVPETDCGFCSVKRAEQQDYVRKIASMFPDRTIVQAPLFPRQIRGIEDLRELGDAVFCNNHE
- a CDS encoding response regulator — its product is MGHLLDWPRGRAGIVLVGTTLLLIVFIGFLLVATVLSHRRVQHFAREQFRRDTEGKAMALSYYFSERKNDLKNLAESPAILSFFENKALGMSMEYGLAASLLRISEIFQAFLNERRMEGNPIYSDIVFIDTEGKALVTVPEGKERRAGMNWKDFLQPEQPDVAIIVEHEDPLAVMCSIPYFFKSLYAGQIVAWISAEATEDLAGADKTSSRLRYLICDRHGFSLGSKSGQGDTLKPDVVHRFDENNANGASTETLVFSARIKDTPLSLISVLPASEVGGGASVWHLPLGMGTLAVLILCGTVLAYRVNTQRLVLNTRLEEASRAREEIEAKNRAMNSEIVERRKAEEALKELSTELEEMVARRTAALSTTIEELNQEVKERKQAEERLKASEAKTRRIIEAAPVGICIHQQGRYVYVNPAFVEVFGYENVHEIEGQPVESLFFPEDRDLVRERGRVRLAAEKEVPLTYEIRALKKEGKVFPVVLGGAAIDYDGEPAILGFVMDVSAERDLRRQLLASQKMEALGTLAGGIAHDFNNILSAVIGYAELARMKLPKESDVMPDLDEVRKAGDRAKNLVKQILTAGRQTEEECGPMKPIFIVKEVLKLLRASIPTSIQFDEKLDKDAGDILADSTRIHQILMNLCTNARHAMREKGGILTVRLENVEVDPDDARAIRIDPGPSVRLTVGDTGPGMAPEVMDRIFEPYYTTKEKGEGTGLGLAVVHGIIESYGGKIAVYSEPEKGTTFHVYFPRIDAPSQEAAGAAAPAVLPTGAERILFVDDEAPLAKLGKRVLENLVYKVTALRSSMEALRHFSEDPNRSDLVITDLTMPDMTGDRLAQEMLKIRPGMPIIIYSGFVEKSVRQRVKSTGARAFIEKPLTAEKLARTVREVLDRGIGG
- a CDS encoding transporter substrate-binding domain-containing protein, whose protein sequence is MAIRALLAAGVLLMAAGLAYGDDLAEIKERGVLRHLGIPYAGFVTGSGDGLDVEMVRLFAKEIGVEYRFVETDWQHVIEDLCGKKVKPAGDDVEILGEVPVRGDLIASGLTVLSWREKAVSYSVPTFPTQIWLVARADSGMKPIQPAGDPDKDVAAVKALLKGHNVLGMADTCLDPSLYGLKEAGAETRLFTGNLNELVPAIVKGDAESVLQDAADALVALRKWPGEIKVIGPVSPLQQMAYAFPKDSPELRDAFNRFFERCRKDGTYVGLVRKYYPAAFSFFPEFFK